In Candidatus Omnitrophota bacterium, a genomic segment contains:
- a CDS encoding GNAT family N-acetyltransferase, with translation MEIIPARRKHSELIRRAFTEERIFRRERHVDYLAQPGISDFHCHRILRSLRSHNPEVSHYLFLEKGSVKSFASIKPCAWHSQHFGCKYFKIQPLFFFTADEASLDAVTKSLLQTLNKKDGDVYVTRIEAYNAALSYKMIENGFIHAGSSIRMSQRLCAPSASVDKKIKQKYDTLILRDFKRRDLPILEEIGRKNHVHSHFFCEIRFPRSCASDLFAEWIRQCAGGMAQKVYVAEQGGEIAGFATLLTTSSLMPYINKRIGVIDFIVVDRRFQGQGVGRALLQAAFSWFEGRVDIVELRTMADNLQAIRFYENNGFRILSADHHLHYWT, from the coding sequence ATGGAAATAATCCCTGCGAGGAGGAAGCATAGCGAACTCATTCGCCGTGCGTTCACCGAAGAACGCATCTTTCGGCGCGAGCGCCATGTCGATTACCTGGCGCAGCCGGGCATTTCCGATTTTCATTGCCATCGCATCCTGCGCAGTCTGCGATCCCATAATCCCGAAGTTTCGCATTATCTCTTTCTGGAAAAAGGAAGCGTAAAATCGTTCGCTTCCATTAAACCATGCGCTTGGCACTCTCAGCATTTCGGCTGCAAATATTTTAAAATTCAACCCCTCTTCTTTTTCACCGCCGACGAAGCATCCCTGGACGCAGTGACGAAATCGTTGCTGCAGACGTTGAATAAGAAGGACGGAGACGTTTACGTAACGCGAATCGAAGCCTATAACGCCGCATTATCCTACAAAATGATTGAAAACGGCTTCATTCACGCCGGCTCCTCGATCCGCATGTCCCAACGCCTTTGCGCCCCATCAGCAAGCGTTGACAAAAAAATCAAGCAAAAATACGATACGTTAATTCTACGCGATTTTAAGCGGCGGGACTTGCCAATCTTGGAAGAGATCGGCCGTAAAAATCACGTTCACAGCCACTTTTTTTGCGAGATTCGTTTTCCCCGCAGCTGCGCCAGCGATCTCTTCGCGGAATGGATACGCCAGTGCGCGGGCGGCATGGCTCAGAAAGTGTATGTAGCGGAACAGGGAGGAGAAATCGCGGGCTTCGCGACGCTGTTGACGACATCCTCCTTGATGCCGTATATCAATAAACGGATTGGCGTCATCGACTTCATCGTAGTAGATCGGCGCTTTCAGGGTCAAGGCGTAGGACGCGCTCTGCTTCAAGCTGCCTTTTCCTGGTTCGAAGGCAGGGTCGACATCGTTGAACTCCGCACTATGGCCGACAACCTGCAAGCCATCCGCTTCTATGAAAACAATGGTTTCCGGATCCTCTCCGCGGATCATCATCTCCACTATTGGACATGA
- the trpS gene encoding tryptophan--tRNA ligase yields MSAEAKKRILTGDRPTGRLHLGHYVGSLANRVKLQDEFDTCLIIADLHMLTTKPTTQDIAHISDNARGLVLDYIGAGIDPKKTLIYLQSAVHEVYELNLIFENLVSVNRLSRLPSLKDMAKAASIDDESFPFGLLGYPVLQAADILMPRAHLVPVGKDNEAHVEISREIARRFNGLYGDVFPLPDVMIGDTPTLIGTDGKAKMSKSLGNAIMLHDDAKTVKKKVMSMFTDPNRIHAHIPGAVEGNPVFVYHDVFNPQKDEVAELKERYQKGTIGDVEVKERLIAALNQFLDPIRERIAHAEADTGFVDEIIFEGTMRMRDIAAETLKEVKKAMGLTSAWNRISRAAEKRRKKQTDS; encoded by the coding sequence TTGAGCGCGGAAGCGAAAAAACGCATTCTCACCGGCGACCGTCCCACCGGACGGCTTCATCTGGGACATTACGTCGGCAGTTTAGCCAATCGGGTTAAGTTGCAGGACGAATTCGATACATGCCTGATTATCGCCGATCTTCACATGCTGACCACAAAGCCTACAACGCAGGACATCGCCCACATCAGCGATAACGCCCGCGGGCTTGTTCTCGATTATATCGGCGCGGGCATCGACCCCAAAAAGACTCTCATCTATCTTCAATCCGCCGTCCATGAAGTGTACGAACTCAACCTGATCTTCGAAAATTTAGTGTCGGTTAACCGTCTATCCCGCTTGCCCAGCCTTAAGGATATGGCCAAAGCCGCGTCCATCGACGACGAGTCGTTTCCATTCGGCCTTTTGGGATACCCCGTCCTACAGGCGGCGGATATACTCATGCCCCGCGCCCATCTTGTTCCCGTGGGCAAGGATAACGAAGCCCACGTGGAGATATCCCGCGAAATCGCGCGCCGATTCAACGGATTGTACGGCGATGTGTTCCCCTTGCCGGACGTTATGATCGGCGATACTCCCACCCTCATCGGCACCGACGGCAAAGCCAAAATGAGCAAATCCCTCGGCAACGCCATCATGCTCCACGACGACGCCAAAACCGTGAAGAAAAAAGTAATGAGCATGTTCACCGATCCCAATCGGATTCACGCCCACATCCCCGGCGCGGTGGAGGGCAATCCCGTCTTCGTCTACCACGACGTTTTCAATCCGCAAAAAGACGAAGTGGCCGAATTGAAAGAGCGCTATCAAAAAGGAACCATCGGCGACGTCGAAGTCAAGGAACGGCTCATCGCAGCGCTGAACCAATTTCTCGATCCGATCCGCGAACGGATAGCGCATGCGGAGGCGGATACGGGATTCGTAGACGAAATCATCTTCGAAGGCACCATGCGCATGAGGGATATCGCGGCGGAAACGCTCAAAGAAGTGAAGAAGGCGATGGGCCTGACTTCCGCCTGGAATCGAATCTCCCGCGCCGCCGAAAAACGCCGCAAGAAACAAACGGATTCTTAA
- a CDS encoding HNH endonuclease, whose protein sequence is MNAAESDKEAMEARNAPVFHKHRVLVLNSSYEAINICTARRAIVMLISGKADIVENAEEVVRSTSLDMKIPEVIRLRRYITLPYRPIPFCRKNIFLRDGFRCSYCGDQFSPDQLTLDHVIPVSRGGKDAWNNVVTACKSCNHKKGNYFVEEIGMTLLHRPHRPTLPTFLHLVRLMGEKRTVWRKYLFYDEEETAEAVV, encoded by the coding sequence ATGAACGCCGCCGAGAGCGATAAGGAAGCCATGGAAGCGAGGAATGCGCCCGTGTTTCACAAGCATCGGGTATTGGTTCTCAACTCCAGCTACGAGGCGATCAACATCTGCACCGCCCGGCGGGCCATCGTTATGCTGATTTCCGGCAAGGCGGATATCGTGGAAAACGCGGAAGAAGTCGTCCGCTCCACCAGCCTCGACATGAAAATCCCCGAAGTCATCCGGCTGCGGCGCTATATCACCCTGCCCTACCGCCCCATTCCTTTCTGCCGCAAAAACATTTTTTTGCGAGATGGCTTTCGCTGCTCTTATTGCGGGGATCAATTCTCCCCCGATCAACTGACGCTCGATCACGTCATCCCCGTTTCGCGCGGGGGCAAAGACGCATGGAACAACGTCGTTACCGCCTGCAAAAGCTGCAACCATAAAAAGGGCAATTACTTTGTAGAAGAGATCGGCATGACCCTGCTGCACCGCCCCCATCGCCCTACTCTTCCTACATTCTTGCATCTCGTACGCTTAATGGGGGAGAAGCGGACGGTCTGGCGCAAATACCTATTTTACGACGAGGAAGAAACCGCGGAAGCCGTTGTCTGA
- the add gene encoding adenosine deaminase yields MPKAEIHLHFEGTVGAKAILRMGRKYGVDEIRTRSDAEWLLYFDHPQMFFQNFLFVSSLLRSEEDFFEAALELGTRFAEENIRYAEITIAPQKFMRAGVPYPRMLEAIDAGLREAPQSARRDYRYIIDIVRDLGPEIGMETMRAVEKHPHERVAGIGLGGGENYPAELSKEVFEFAAALGLRKTAHAGEGCGPLSVWSAIRSLGVERIDHGVRSREDPKLVDYLAARQMPLNLCLTSNLMLGVTPSLWEHPLRYYHERGIPVNLSTDDPAFFKTTLSQELELAVIHRQIELEQIPEFMQNALRASFLPEAEKRAFLTEFVSETEALRQAQPLRAES; encoded by the coding sequence TTGCCCAAAGCGGAAATTCATCTGCACTTCGAGGGAACCGTCGGAGCGAAAGCCATTCTGCGGATGGGGCGCAAATATGGCGTCGATGAAATAAGAACGCGCAGTGATGCGGAATGGTTATTGTATTTCGACCACCCGCAAATGTTTTTCCAGAATTTTTTGTTCGTCTCGTCTCTCTTGAGGAGCGAAGAAGATTTCTTCGAGGCGGCGTTGGAATTGGGAACGCGGTTCGCCGAGGAGAATATCCGTTACGCGGAAATTACGATTGCGCCGCAGAAGTTCATGCGGGCGGGAGTTCCCTATCCTCGGATGCTGGAAGCGATCGATGCGGGGTTGCGGGAAGCGCCGCAAAGCGCTCGCCGAGATTATCGATACATCATCGACATCGTGCGCGATCTAGGGCCGGAAATCGGGATGGAGACGATGCGGGCGGTGGAAAAGCATCCTCACGAGCGCGTCGCGGGGATCGGCCTGGGCGGCGGAGAGAATTATCCGGCGGAATTATCGAAAGAGGTTTTCGAGTTCGCCGCCGCCCTTGGACTGCGCAAGACCGCCCATGCGGGCGAGGGGTGCGGACCACTATCCGTCTGGAGCGCGATTCGCTCGCTGGGCGTAGAGCGCATCGATCATGGAGTACGTTCGCGGGAGGATCCCAAATTGGTGGATTATCTCGCTGCGCGCCAGATGCCGCTCAATCTATGCCTAACCAGCAATCTCATGCTAGGCGTAACGCCATCGCTATGGGAGCATCCCTTGCGTTATTACCACGAGCGGGGGATCCCGGTCAATTTGAGTACGGACGATCCCGCCTTTTTCAAGACGACGCTATCGCAGGAATTGGAATTAGCCGTCATCCATCGACAAATCGAACTGGAACAAATTCCCGAATTTATGCAAAACGCCCTCCGCGCTTCCTTCTTGCCGGAAGCGGAGAAGAGGGCGTTCTTGACAGAATTTGTCAGCGAGACGGAAGCGTTGCGCCAGGCGCAGCCACTACGCGCGGAATCGTAA